In the genome of Paenibacillus pabuli, the window TCCTTCTCAACCACAACTCCAGTCGTTACCTTAGAAGGATCAACCTCACCGGATAAAGTAATTGCTCGTTCGACGTATTTATTAAACCGGTCCACACTTACAGATCTGCCTTCATATGTGGCCGTTATGTTGAAATCAAAAAGCGGACCAATCAAGGCAAAACCGTTTTGACGAGCAACCGTTTCCGCCGCATATATCGTTTCAGCAGAAGCAGGTGCGATCTCCAAATGGAGGACCATATCCTCGAGGTGATCTTCAGCACCAAGTTGTTGTGCCAGCGTATTGATTTCTACCAGTTTGGAAGGTAAAGAATAGGAAGCGGCGTCCGTTTGAAGCACAAGTACGGCTTCCTTGTCTGCCATGACCTTCACCAATCGACCAGTAAGTTCGCCGATAACCCGATCGTTATCTCCACTTTTTACAGGCAGGGTCACTACAGCGTTCAGACCTTCCGTATCCAGCTTTTTCATGACAGCCTGCTCGTCAATTGTCAGAGTCAACACATTCTGTCCATTCACATTAGCCGTTCTTAGCGTTCCGGCCTTTTCTGGTTTCCCGTTCACCAAGATCGAAACACCGGAATTAACCGCCCCTCCTCCCGAAGACGCTGTACCTGCCGCTCCGCTTGCAGGCCCAGAAGTACTGCCACCACCAGGATTTGAACCGTTACCGCCATTTCCACCACTGGAGTTGTCGGAACCACCTGGAGGGTTTGTTCCGCCGTTATTCGACACAAGCCACTTCGCGAACAATGTCACATTAGAGGTGCCTATAAGGAGCGTATCGCCCACACTATAGTTTACTCCGCTGCCGTCCGCTGCCGTGTTCCAGCCTGTAAAATCATAACCAGTCTTCACCAGATTGCCTGTGTTACCCAAAATTGTAGCCAGCGTTTGTTGCTTATACGTCTGGTTGTCTGAGGGCACGTCTCCTGATGTAGCTCCGTTACTGTTGTAAGTGATCTGATATCTCTTCGGTTGTGCATAGGACATGACTGTAGCTTTGTTACCGTTACTTCCATCTTTGAAAGAAACGTAAAGGTTCCCTGCTGCGTCAATTTCCAACGTAGTGTTCTGTGCAATTCCCTCTGAGAAACCAGTCCCACCGATCGCATTCCAGCCATCCGCCTCGGTATATTTCATGACGGTTGCTTTGTTCATATTTGCTGAATCCATATATGCCACATACGGGCTTCCATCTTGATCAAGCACCATCGAAACGAAATTTGCCGCTCCGTCAGAGAACTCAGCATCCCCAACCGTTATCCACGTTCCGGAGCCAGTAGATTTCATAACTGTTGCCTTTAGTCCGTTGAATCCAGTGGTATAAGCAGTATATACCGTTTCGTTCTGATCTACTGCAAGCGTAAACTCAGCTACGCTTTCTTGTGAAAATGCACGATTGCCAACGAAGGACCAAGAATCATCCGCTTCGTTATATCTGATGACAGACAATCTGAATCCTCCACTATTATCGCTGAATGCAACGTAAGGGACACCGTCTGGCCCTATAGCCAATATACTTCCTCCCGCGCCTCCCAGAATATTTTCGGTATTGCCGATGGACGTCCACTCTCCAGACTGATCATTATATTTCATAACTGTGAGGTGATAACTGCTATTTAAGGCAACATACGGCACACCGTTTGCATCGAGTTGCAAATCAAGACTTGATAAATTACCTGGAGAGAAACCTGGGGAACCTACAAAATCCCAGCCATCCTGCTCCGTATACTTCATGACGGTTGCACTGCCAACATGATTTACATCACTAAAAGCAACGTATATTGTTCCATTCTGGTCTATTGCTATTTTGTTTTTTGTTGCAAAACTCTCAGTAAAACCTGGTTGTCCGACTGCCGACCATCCACTCACTTCGCTATATTTCATGACCGTTGCTTTAAAGCCATTGGATACATCTTGATATACGACATACGGCGTGCCATGGGCATCAAGGGCAAGATCCTGTTCAAAAGTCACTCCCTCTGAGAAACCTGTATTGCCAATAACTTTCCACTTTCCTGTTTCATCCTCATTGGACGTGGATGGCGTCCACTTCGCATACAACGTTACATGAGCAGCACTCATGATTAACGTCTCACCTGTGTTATAGTTCGTTCCGCTTCCATCTGCTTCCGTATTCCAGCCAGCGAATGTATAACCTGATTTTTCCAAATTTCCTGTATTGCCTAAAATAATTGCTCCCGCTTGTTCATTGTATTGTTGATTATCCACTGGTGCAGTGCCCAACTCGGCTCCGTTTCCATCGTATGTGACCGTGTACATAGCTTTCGCTCCAAACCTCATCACCGTCGCCTTTGAACTATTGAATGCATCTTGATAAACAACATACGGCGTACCTTTTTGATCCAATGCGAGTGAAGGTGTAGACACCACCCCAGCAGAGAAACCGGCTTGACCGACAAACTCCCAGCCATTTTGCTCGCTGTATCTCATTACGGTTGCTTTGCTTCCATTTGCGCTATCCTTGAAAGCCACATAAGGTGTACCCATCTGATCCATAACCAGCGAAGGAGAATTTGCAGAACCTGGAGAGAAACCAGCTTGACCTACCCTCTCCCAACTTGATATCTCATCACGATATGTCATGACCGTCATTTTATTCGTATCATCTTGAAACACAATATAGGGTTGTCCTGATGGATTTATTACAAGTGATGGGGAGGTTGCGTACCCTCCTGTAAAGCCTGCTTGGCCTACCACCTTCCATTCGTTGGAACTGTACGTCATGACGGTAGCTTTGTAGGCTTCATCCTGAAAAGCCACATAAGGGGTATCCGCTTGATCGAGAACCAATGAAAAGGAAGAGATTGCTTCTCCCTCGGAGAAGTCAGCACTGCCCACCAGCTCCCAGCCCGTTGACTCGATGTATCTCATTACGTTTGCTTTCCCGCTGGCTCCATCCTTAAAAGCAATATAAGGATTACCCGCCTGATCCAGCGCGAGCGAAGGATAGTTCGCTTGCGCTGGAGTAAAGCCGGCCTCTCCTACCAACTGCCAACCGTTTAATTCACTATATTTCATGACTGTGGCTTTACCGTCTGCACTGTTATCCTGATAACCAATATATGGGGTGCCTGCCTGGTCCAGCACAAGCGTGATGCCGCTTGCCGCTGCAAGCGACAGGCCTCTGTCACCTACCAATTGCCAACCGTCAGGCTCAGTGTACTTCATCACTGTTGCTTTGAAACCAGCGCCCATATCCGTATAAGCGACATATGGCGTACCTGATTGATCAAGTGCCATCTTGGGAGCAGATGCTTCGCCAGCCGAGAAACCGGCTTTCCCCAATAGTGTCCACTCTTCGCCAGCAGAGGCGTAAGCACGGTTTATATCCCATATCTGAAAGATCGGGTTGCCTCCCATAATCACCAGACAGGCCAACAACATCATCACGAATTTTTTACCGTTGCAAAAGCTCCTTCTCATCTT includes:
- a CDS encoding S-layer homology domain-containing protein; translation: MMLLACLVIMGGNPIFQIWDINRAYASAGEEWTLLGKAGFSAGEASAPKMALDQSGTPYVAYTDMGAGFKATVMKYTEPDGWQLVGDRGLSLAAASGITLVLDQAGTPYIGYQDNSADGKATVMKYSELNGWQLVGEAGFTPAQANYPSLALDQAGNPYIAFKDGASGKANVMRYIESTGWELVGSADFSEGEAISSFSLVLDQADTPYVAFQDEAYKATVMTYSSNEWKVVGQAGFTGGYATSPSLVINPSGQPYIVFQDDTNKMTVMTYRDEISSWERVGQAGFSPGSANSPSLVMDQMGTPYVAFKDSANGSKATVMRYSEQNGWEFVGQAGFSAGVVSTPSLALDQKGTPYVVYQDAFNSSKATVMRFGAKAMYTVTYDGNGAELGTAPVDNQQYNEQAGAIILGNTGNLEKSGYTFAGWNTEADGSGTNYNTGETLIMSAAHVTLYAKWTPSTSNEDETGKWKVIGNTGFSEGVTFEQDLALDAHGTPYVVYQDVSNGFKATVMKYSEVSGWSAVGQPGFTESFATKNKIAIDQNGTIYVAFSDVNHVGSATVMKYTEQDGWDFVGSPGFSPGNLSSLDLQLDANGVPYVALNSSYHLTVMKYNDQSGEWTSIGNTENILGGAGGSILAIGPDGVPYVAFSDNSGGFRLSVIRYNEADDSWSFVGNRAFSQESVAEFTLAVDQNETVYTAYTTGFNGLKATVMKSTGSGTWITVGDAEFSDGAANFVSMVLDQDGSPYVAYMDSANMNKATVMKYTEADGWNAIGGTGFSEGIAQNTTLEIDAAGNLYVSFKDGSNGNKATVMSYAQPKRYQITYNSNGATSGDVPSDNQTYKQQTLATILGNTGNLVKTGYDFTGWNTAADGSGVNYSVGDTLLIGTSNVTLFAKWLVSNNGGTNPPGGSDNSSGGNGGNGSNPGGGSTSGPASGAAGTASSGGGAVNSGVSILVNGKPEKAGTLRTANVNGQNVLTLTIDEQAVMKKLDTEGLNAVVTLPVKSGDNDRVIGELTGRLVKVMADKEAVLVLQTDAASYSLPSKLVEINTLAQQLGAEDHLEDMVLHLEIAPASAETIYAAETVARQNGFALIGPLFDFNITATYEGRSVSVDRFNKYVERAITLSGEVDPSKVTTGVVVEKDGSVRHVPTKITQVNGVYHAQINSLTNSAYGLVWNPRTFADVAGHWAQTEVEDMGSRMIIRGISDTIFNPDESITRSEFAGVLVRALGLQTNEGNVRFSDVSSSDWYAGEVSAASDLGLIDGYKDGTFRPTQKITREEAMMIINRTMELTGLDHKLDIDTGQDLSRYIDMDMVSYWAREAVEFSLQSGLVSGRSNATIAPKSMITRAETAALIRRLLQHSGLI